Proteins encoded in a region of the Zetaproteobacteria bacterium genome:
- the leuD gene encoding 3-isopropylmalate dehydratase small subunit, whose protein sequence is MQPFTVHEGLVAPMDRANVDTDAIIPKQFLKSIRRSGYGAYLFDEWRYLDQGEPGMDCSKRPKNPDFVLNQPRYRGATILLARENFGCGSSREHAPWALLDYGFRCIIAPSFADIFYDNCCKNGILPLTQPAEVVDRLFAECAAQEGYRLRVDLPAQRLTLPDGTTFAFGIDPFRKRRLVEGLDDIALTLEHADEIRAFERRHFAAHPWLVEAAA, encoded by the coding sequence ATGCAGCCGTTCACCGTTCATGAGGGGTTGGTGGCGCCGATGGATCGGGCCAATGTCGATACCGACGCCATCATCCCCAAGCAGTTCCTCAAATCGATCCGCCGCAGCGGATACGGCGCCTATCTGTTCGACGAGTGGCGCTATCTCGATCAGGGCGAGCCGGGGATGGATTGCAGCAAACGGCCGAAGAATCCCGACTTTGTGCTCAATCAGCCGCGCTATCGGGGGGCGACGATCCTGTTGGCGCGGGAGAACTTCGGCTGCGGTTCGTCGCGCGAGCATGCGCCGTGGGCGCTGCTCGACTACGGCTTCCGCTGCATCATCGCTCCCTCCTTCGCCGATATCTTCTACGACAACTGCTGCAAGAACGGCATCCTGCCGCTGACCCAGCCGGCGGAGGTGGTCGACCGCCTCTTTGCCGAGTGCGCAGCGCAGGAGGGCTACCGGCTGCGGGTCGATCTGCCGGCCCAGCGGTTGACCCTCCCCGATGGAACGACCTTTGCCTTCGGGATCGATCCCTTCCGCAAGCGGCGGCTGGTCGAGGGGCTGGACGACATCGCTCTGACGCTGGAGCACGCCGATGAGATCCGTGCCTTCGAGCGGCGCCACTTCGCTGCCCATCCGTGGCTGGTGGAAGCCGCCGCTTGA